ttgaagaagataAACATTCTCTTTGATCAaagcaatgcaccctgtcacaagacCATTtggaaaatgacaaaaatcccTTAATTACAGTTCGAATTATTAGAATATCCACCTTATTCATCAAATTTGGTCCCTGACgactttcatctgttttcaaactagaaaaaaacatgtgtgaaaaacgatttccatcaaatgatgacgtcataactGCTGTTGAAAGGTTCTCGTCtatactaaatggcttgtacaacaaaaaaattatgtgaaaCGTTcacatccgttccgttcaaacttcacatacgttcgtttgaagagtgtaccaatatagTAAAAAATAGGCTTGTAGCAGCGCCCTTtggtatcgacccgcaaaacttaatacACAACCTAGTATCTACCAATCTGCGAATTGCAACCACCGTTTGTGTGCATTACAAACATGCCTGAGGTCTGGAACTTCACTGCAATGATTACGAGCTGATCCTCAACCAATAAGAGATAGGCTTGCGAACGCTTCTTCAACAGTTTAGCCTGCTTGGATTCCCGGTTTGGTGCTACTTTTGGTGCGTCGATGATCGCAGCCGCAGTAGTCGGGCCCCGGAGAATCCTGGACCCCAATTTCTGATATTAAATTAACCCTCATAAAACGTGTTCGACACATTAACGCTAGTCACATTGAATGAGCTGCTGTCTAATTTGTATTTACCATTCCGGTAGCGTGTCGGGGGAACATCACCGTTTTTCGCGTGCTACCTATCAGATCCCTTTGAAATAAATGTTACTGAATCGTTCAGGAACTTTGAAAATCCCATCGTCAAACGTGGGACAGGGCAGTAAAGCAGTGAAACACATGTTGCACGCATCGTAAGAGTATGTGATTTATTCGAAATTGTTAATGCTGAACGGAGGATGCGGagcacagcacacacagtACAAAGTTACGAACTACGTGGAGTTACGCGACGCTTCCTTTATTCTGACCTCTCGACCCGAAtaattggtttgatttttgcttGCTTTATTTGACACAAATAATAAGTTAACATCATGCTTTGCCGACAAGCAGCCGTGTCGAATCCGTTTGCTAAACAATATCGTCATACTTCTAACACACGTTTGCCCTCGGGAGAAAACATATCCCCCCGCAGGGATAGTGACACGAGCCCACCGAAAAGATGTAACAAAGGTTCACCATCGCCGTCTCGCGCCTGTATCCTCCCAAACAATGACCTTTTTCCATTAGTTCCATTAGTCCTGtgccacacacaaaaacacgcgcacgcacgttTTTCGAAGGGGTTttagttttacttttaataCTAGGTAAAAAATCTAAAGTAAACCACATTTACAAACGTAGACATACATCCTAGTCGCGAAGACCGCCTCTGTATCATTTGCTTTGTGTAACGCCCAAGTGCACTGTACCGCGCCCGTTAGTGTCCGCTTAAAAACAGACTGACCGACTGATCGAGCTTGACTGACTGAGTGACATTTGTGTTTTGAAGCATTCCAAAAAAGGCTTTGCCTCAGGACTACATGCTTTCGATACACGCTATAGGTCCTCGGACAGCGCACAGCTAGGAGCAAGAAACGATCAAAGGACAGTGCCCGCCACCCCTTACGTTTCCCATTAAGTCAAGTGGCTGCTAGCACCGCCGCATCTTGTCTACATAGAGTGTGGGCGATACCTAGCCGAAGCTAGTCGGTTCGTTAAAGTTACATTGAAAACCACACGTAACAGGCCAAAAGCAACCTCACTCGGTGTGTTGTACACGAGGCTATCATTTAGCGGAACTTCATTTTTTACATCGAGTTCATATGATGATGTTGAGTTGGCGTACGACTGCGTTCGACCGCTATAGGTGGAGGAAGTCTCTGTTGCAGATCGGAACCATTTGGCGATTGTAGATGCCGCTTTATCTGTTTTTAACTAAAACAGCTGCTCCGACTAAATATCTCACGAGCTTTATTGTAAGCAAGTTGCAGCAAGTGGTTGACGTAGTCCACTGACTTGACCCTGCCAGAACTCGGTTCGCACTTTCTTGCATTCTTCTGCTCCTTTGTATTTACACTCTTTTCACACTACATAGGTCTGCACTAGTCACACATTTTGTTACTTATTTATTAAACTCATTAGTTAGCTCAACAAGCTACATTTGAAGGGTACATTCtcaatctttctctctctctttctttctttctttttttcctctctttctctcttNNNNNNNNNNNNNNNNNNNNNNNNNNNNNNNNNNNNNNNNNNNNNNNNNNNNNNNNNNNNNNNNNNNNNNNNNNNNNNNNNNNNNNNNNNNNNNNNNNNNGTTCCTTATTTTTCCACTCTTTcgttctttctgttttccccTTCCCCATCACTATCACCTCATCCCCTCATCCTTTCACCTTTTCTGTCTATTGCATTTTCTCTCTAACCCCCTTTCACCTGCCGTTTGCCCGGTCGTTTTCGCATTTGGTTTACGTTTGCTTCTCGAAAACATCTTGCAATGAGCTGCTAGCTGCTTGAGTGAGCCACAGTAAGTGCATTattgtgtgtgtgcggggttTCGAAGGCTGGATGAAAAAAGTTAGAGTAAAAAGGAAGTTCACGATAAACAAGCTAGCTAACCAGGATTTTCGCTTTGAAAATTAACTGGTGTGAACAACAAAGCGGGTGGAAGTGTAGACTGGAGCAGTATGCAAAGTTCTTAAAAACTAGATAACAACAACTTAACGATGCGTACGTACTGCGGATGGTACTGCGTTCAACTGCAATCCACGAACCGTTCGGGAAACAAACGGAATTAAGAACGCACTGTGGGCGATGCAGGTCAGTCTGAACGGTGCGTGTCAGTAAGTATGATAATGATGTGATAAATAAGTGCACACAGGGCTCGAGACGGTACTCTACACAGTTTCTCCTCCTTCTGCCTCCTTTTTTAATGGTATATACCTCCTACCTCCAATATATAGTACTTATAGTATAAATGTAAAATGACTATACACGTAATAGCAAAAGAATTTGGGCACATTAGAGTTGGCTGTTCCCATTGCATGGTTGTCTGACGACAACTGATTCGGTTCTTCGCACGCCAACACCAAGGACCCTGAACCCTGAAAACCCCGTGATGCACCGGACATGCATATCTGCTGGCAGACTGCAGGAGACTATCGCAGAGAACAcggcggggggggggtggaggggcggggggggggggtggtggggaggGTGTTCTGGACGTTACAGCTAGCCTACAGCTAATGTGACACGTGCGAGTTTGTACATCGACACTGGGTCGAATTATGTTCAGTcgagaacgaaacgaaactaacCGAGAGgtagaaaaagaaatacagaaagcaaacagaacatACTTCGCAAAAACCGTAGGTCCACACAGACTACGCGATTGGAGCGCTCTGAAGTATTTCAGCATCGACAAGAAGAATCGTGCAATTCTTCAGAAATGTTCACCGAGTTGGGGAAGTATCTTCAGTGCAGAGGTACAGGAGAGGCGATAAAAGCAGAGAGAACGAAAGCCATTGGAGGGATGTGATGACGTGGGCTCGGTTGGCTGCGTGCTTATCCTCGCAAAAACATCGGTCTGCTAGCTTTCTTTGACCGATCGtcgccatcagcagcagcagcgccacgatTCAAGTAGCCGGACTAAGATCCATACCCGCGATTTTGTATACACCCTATACACAGTTACTCCCGTCGACGTCGACTGGAGCCTTTTACACCGATATTTCGTAGTTCATGTCGTACACGCTGGTCCGCTGATCGGGCGGAGTGGGAATGTTGCCCCCACGCAGACCACCGGGACCCGCTGGACCGCCGGGCTGTTGAAcgccaccgggaccaccgggatGCTGCAGGGAGGAGATCATCGCACCGGACGTCGTCAGGCCGTCGCCGAGAACGGCaccgcccggtgccaccgccgtcatcTCCATGGAGTCGGTCATCTCGAGCGCCCGCACAAACGACATCGGCCGCGTGGGACGAAGGACATCGGCCTTGCGCTTGATCGACGGGGACGGTGCCTGAGTTCCGCTGACCACGCCGGGTGTCCCGCCTGGTCCATTGCCTACAGACACACCACCGACGGTGCTGCTGGGCGGTGGCTGGGGAGGAAACACGGGCACACCGCCACGTAGAGCCGGATGGTAGACCATGCTGTTGGCGAGTGcgctttgctgctgctgctgttgctgttgctgcagctggtaGCGGGTGGCGCTCACCGTACCGAAGGAGGCcatctgttgctgctgctgttgctgctgctgcagatggtGCTGGGGAACGCTGGTGGGACTGGGAGTGTTCTGGTACACCGACTGAGTGCCGAGGACGGGCGGTGGGCCGCCTCCAGTACCGCCCGAGGTTTGGCTGAAACCGGGAGACGTGTCCTTCCACAGGTAGACGCCCCGCTGCGGGCTACCCGCCAGTTCGCGGATGTTGTCCGACGTCTGGTTGTTTCGTGCATAGGACAGTTCCGCACCCTGCCGAACGAGCTCACCCTCGGACAGATAGCGACGCTGCGGGCTACCGTGGTGGTAAACCACGGATGCGCCAcgaggttgttgttgctgttgcggtgGCACCacagactgctgctgctgctgctgctggccgccaccCGCTAGCCCGCCATTGTGGTGGGCCATCGGGTACTGCTGGTGAAACGGGTGATGTGGTGGTAGTCCCGACGTCTGGTGCAGCACCATCGGCGgcgattgctgttgctgctgctgctgctgttgcagcgGGAAATCATAATAGCTGCCGGAGATGCCGTTGCTGCCCCCCAcgagtggctgctgctgttgctgttgttgcgacGCCGTTGCTTGCCCAACGCTGATGAACTCGGGCCGTCTCGGTTGCGTCGGCGTACCTGGGTTGGACCTGTCATGGACGGAATAATTGGCgagaacaaaaaagaagacaaGAAGCCAAACGTCAACAATTTAAATTCAGAGAacgcaccaccaaccaccgacAAACAAATGCGACAACTGCCTACCACGTAGCCTAGCACGTCTGAGGGAGCCTAGCGCGAAAAGTAGCATTCAATGGTCAAACatcttttaaatatttttttttttcaatgagCCAACCATAAAAAGCTTACTGCAAAATTTTTAAACGCAAGGAACAGTAAATCAGTAGCCATAAACCATAAACAGTAATGCATATTGGGGAAAGAGGATCCCAGAAAGATGCGGTTCAGATTTCTTGGCCCAGAGTGAATGGCGAGAATCTTCTGTTAGCTTCCATCACATGGCACGAATCATATGGCGATGCTTCGCTAGCATGCAAGTTTAAGAGTCGTGCCCTGCCTCTTGTGCCACGGTGTccaaaacgaacaacaaaacgagcGATTAACTAAAAACGCAAAAATACTCAAATCAGTCAGTAACTGTTATGGGGTTGGCGCAAAGGGGCCCCCAATTGCGGagtttatgtttcgaaaaatTAGCATCGCAATTGACCGCCATCTAAGGATTACGGCTTATCACGACAGAGTGCAAAAGGAGGCATGGATTGGCTATGGACTAGATGTAACGTTATGGTCACTAAtcgggcaaagttttcccatacACTGGCAGAATGATCATGTTTCACTTTGACTGAGGCAAAATACGAAATAATTGAAGCTATCAAATGACAATGTTAAGGTAATTTTCGTCACATCGAAAACGATCtccgaccaaaaaaaaacgattacCTTCAGGCTTGCATACTTGCAAATAGTTAGGACGAACAGCACACCAGAGGTGTTGCGGGGTAGGGGGCTTTAGTCGCCGTTGTAGATAGAACCCAAGACAGGCGCCACAATGGCGACGATAAGTCAAGTCAACGGTAAGGAAAAGGCCACTATAACAGGCACACATCTATCGTATCGTACgtacactgcttttcataatgatagcctcacccgttttttcAGACTGAGGCTAAGGTAAAGCGCAgaacctatttttcgtagatgaggaatcaattagttttgcaaaagaaatgatATCCATTgttggttttccgaaataaaaattattttgacttagggagccaaaaaaacgataaaacggctgtttccaaatgataGCATCACTGGTAAAAGTCAGTTCTAGTCCAATCATACTAACATTAATTGAATTGTTAAGAAACTGAGCTTTTTAATGTCAGTAGTTTCGTAATTTTCCTGTAGtcaattggccattttgttcaaaattggaTCGCGGAACTCCATTAGGAGAAggcgaaaaagtgaaaattgaagcGTACCATAGTGTTGGGAAGTCAAATCGTGAAATAGCCTCATTACTAAAACGATCTCCAAGGGTTGTAAATAATTACTTGAAAAATCCATCGGAATATGGCACTCGGAAGTCATCTGGACGGCCAAAACTACTCAACCCTCGAGATGAACGAAGAGTAGTTAAAGCTCCGTCTAACACTACGAAAAGTTGTCGGCGTATTAAGAAATGCTCATGACTGTTGGCTATGCGACAATCTGGAGAACTCTTAGTGCCTCTGTAAGCATTGTCAGAGAATTAATGAGAAAAATTCCAGCAATCAAGACACACCACAAAGCAGCAAGATCACAATTTGCGAACGAGCATATGTCATGGAAAGATGAATGGAATTATATATACATTGAGTTTTCCAAcatttgagttttttttaagttcAGGTCGTTTGGAGTgacgaaaagaaattcaatcttGATGGGCCGGATGGTTTTTGCCACTACTGGCGAGATTTGAGACGGGAACCTCGTTTTATTAGACGACAGAATTATGGCGGAGGTTCCCATATCATATGGGGTGCGTTTAACAGCCAAGCTTAATGTAATTTAACAATTGTTCCCTCACGAATGAACAGTGAAGGGTACATGGACATTCTGGAGAGTAATTTGAAGCCATAGCTGCATCGTTTCAACCACCATCAGCTAATTTTCCAGCAGGATAATGCAACTGTCGATGCAAGTAGGGCAACAAAAACTTACTTGGAACATTTGGGAGTAAATTTAATGACCTGGCCGGCTGTTTCTCCAGATCTTAACCCTATTGAGAATGTTTGGGGAATTCCAGTTCGACAGATCTATGCGAATTGCAAGCAGTACGAAAACATACAGACGATTGAAGTGGCGATTTGAAATGGTTGGCGTTCCCTGTCGATGAACGTGCTAAAGAACCTATCCGAAAGTATGCCAAAACGTATATTTCAAGTAATAAACCGCAGTGGAGAGGCCAGCGATTGTTAaaacatcataattttcattcatttttactgggtggccatattttcttaaataataaataatgaagctatgatttggaaacagccgttttacagttttttggctccctaagtcaaaataattttcatttcggaaaaccaaacaatggatattatttcttttgcaaaactaattgattcctcatcgacgaaaaataggttcagcgctttatcttagcctcagtcGGAAAAAACGGGTGAAGCTATCATTATGAAATGCAGTGTAGTAAGTAAATGGAGTGAGAGGCGACGAGtaacggaaacgaaacaaacaaaaaacactagCCATCTAATGTCTAGCAACCAAAAGCTAACCAAACAGTACGCAAGACAACGACACTAACGCCACAACGTTGCCCGATGACATTCTCGATGCTGCCAAGACGCACAAACCAACCCAAGGACAACGCGCACTGTGTACGGTGCCGAATGGAGAATGGttgcttggtggtggtgctggtactGGTACTTAACCCGAGTGGTGCTGCAGCGGCGAATGAGGGCTTTGGCCGGCGAGCAGATCGATCGCCGCATACGTCTCTGTCGCTGCAGGATGCATTGCGTGCGCTCGTGCGTGTTTatgtataaataaaatatgtaagaAAAGGGGTGCGTGTGTTTGGATACCAATGTAGTTCCTTTTTGATTGTTGGGATTGCCTTTGTGCTAATAACGAGCGACCGATACCTTCAACACACCGACGGTTTGAGGCGCAACCGTTTTCAAGTGATGGCCCCATCTGCAGGGGGGCTGTGTAGAGTAGGTGCAAGTGCCAGTTGCAGTGATTGTTCAGGGTTGTCACATATGTATCTATGCATGTATGAACGAATGAAGTGTATGCACGTATATAGTGAACTAGGGAGCGACGTGCGACTCGATCATGGGATGCGCTCGTTACGATCACTGATGCTGGCCGAGGACTTTCCGGCCGAGGATtcatggcgatggcgatacATTGCTCCAGCGCTGCGCCGCAACCTCAGGTCCACCTATGTGTCCATTTACGGTGGTGGTCCAAATGTGAAGCACCCACAAGCGGAAGAAgcagcacggaacggaacggaaagtaaCGAGTGAAAAACGATAAGCAAACGGGGCGTCGAGGGCGGGCATTTTGTGCTCAAGGGGGGGCGCATGATGgcctttttttgggtctgCGTGAATCTCACCAGACGTGGGGGGATTTGCGGTTTTGCTCTCGCCACAACGCACCCCGGGGAGGCATCATCTCGGGGACAACTCGGAACGTCTCGACAGGACAACAGGATGGCCAGGGTGCATGAGATTTACGCGTAGGATCGCGTGGGCTCGCTGGTTCGAACCAACCTGACTGACTATGCGGTGATTGCGTTATGTATGTGGGTGGGAGGGCACGGGGCAAGGATGTGGGGCGGGGACCTGGGCGGGTGGACCTAAAAATAAACCTGTCCACTGTCTCGTCGGCCCGACCGACTAACAACCCCTCCCGGCACCCCTCTCGCAGACTGTACTTACCGCCGTACCGGACTAGACATGGCGAGTGGCGTCGCTACACCGAGTGCCTTGATGCGCTGCTGCATCGTTGGCGTCGCGACGGACGAGGGTCCCACGCCACGTGAACCGCTTCCGccggactgctgctgctgctgctgctgctgggactgCATCGTGATGATTGGTGGCAGTCCCGTCGGTTGATCGGGCGACAGACCCTCCGGGGTGAAGCTGCGGGTCGAATCGAGACCACGCTGCCGGGGGTGCGGGCTGTGCCGGGGATGGTACATTCGtatgtgctgctgctgctgctggcgaggGGAGTCTccgccgttgccgccaccCCCGGCCATGcacgcaccgccgccgtctaGCGGGGGCAGGAAGAAGTTGCTCTTCGAACCGTGGCGCTGCAACGGGGGCGTTGGCTCGCAGTCCCGGCTCTGCGACGCCTGCGGTTCCATGTCGATGTCGGAGCACTCACGGCCCGGCGATAGCTGCGTAGAGTTCAGTGGCGGATCGTGGCGGGGGGGGCACAGGGTTGAGAGGGAAGGTAACGGGATACAGATATGACAGCATGTGATAGATGTAGTTTTTTCACGAACAGCAAAGGATGACAGGTGGTGTTGGGTGTGGTTGCGAGGGGAAGGTGAAAGGGGCGCGGTTGGAAAAAAGACATAGAAACGCGAAAAAATAATTCGATCAATGGTTTCATCAATGGGCGGTCTGGGCGGGTGACAATGATCTGCAGGTtcttctcactctctctctctctcttgcctCTCTCGTTTTTGCTCCCTCCATTAACCTTTTTTATCTCCGTTCATTCTACCCCCTCCACTCTCCTTCCCGCCTACTGTGTCGTCCTCAGATCCGGCCCAAGGTCGATCCGTTAGGCTGAACTACAACTACTACTAGGCAACCAACAGCTAGACAGCCGAAGTGTAGTGAGCATAGAAGGTCCCACATGACAGAGCCTTTCTAGCGAGCAGGTGCTAATACGGACAAGAAACACAATCCAGCATCCTAGCGTCCGTTAACGTCTAACGACACAAAATACGGAGGGGGAACTGGTAAGTTGGTGAGATGAACAGTGAATGTTGctacagacacacaccaaGGACATCATGGCAAACAAACGTTCCGGGTTCGGCGTACTGACAATGTAGCATTGAACAGAGAAACTTACCTTTTCGTAGGGTCCGCcatgcgtttttttttatctttggggttttactttgttttgtcTGGACACAACGGGAGCAACCTTCAGCAGACTGCTCCAGACACTGCCCATCAGCCGAACTGAAATTGGGCAGGTGATGTGGATTGAAGTGGCCCGAGGAAACCAGAAACCCAATGTCAAATGGTGCAGTTTCCCACCGTACCGTCTTCCTCTACCATTTTACCAAGCAAACGGCGCGGCAACTCGATGTTCTACTAACATACAGTGACTTACGCGGATTCACGGACACCGAggtttttacttttgtttatATGAAAGATAGATAAAGTGCTACTGTGCACACTGCACTGGTTGGGGAAGTTTTACCAAGAACATTTTTGCCCAAAGCGCAAACACTAAGCGTTCAGGAACTATGCTCTGCAAACGATTCTATGTACGTGCGTCTTTTTTGTGACAATGTCTTGTTTGGCGGACCGCATTGTTAAATCGGTCGCCCTCTTGTCTTGCCCTCGTCGTAATTAGCACGCGGACGCCGATTGTTCACGGAGATCACGAGAGGTCGAACATTTTGCGCCGGTGTCAGGAGACCGACCATACACTACATTTTGGCCTGTTCTACAAAATCAGAACCAGGAGTTCGGCAAAACGTTGCGAATGTTGCAGATATTGAAGGCGTGAAATAAAGTCGTACTTTGGGTTTGTACATCAACTGGCGGAAACGTCtggcgaaacggaagcaacggCAGGGCCAACAACAGTCAATAGTTCTATCGGTGCGAATCGCGAATTACTCTAAGTAATGTTAGTCTCCTCTCGGACCAGCCCACCAAGCAGATAAGCAGCAAAATTTCGCAGGCAAAGCAAATGGTTGATAAAAGGCCAAAGTTGGCGATTGGCTCAAcaagcaaacggaaacggcccAAATTATCGCCCCAGATTATCGAAATAAGCACACGCATGCCTAAACAATAACACACCaaccaaaaatggaaacaaattctCATACACATGTACACGCGCACAAGCAAACACAACGAATTCAGCGACGTTCCTCTGGAAAGTAACAGGAAGCAACAGGAAGTACTGCGAAGCAACAGGAGGAACGTTGCAAAATGGGGAACATTACCTCGTTGGTGCCATGCGCCAAGATCTGGGGTGAAACAGAGCGAGAGTGGGCGAGATGAGCGCAGTTCGATGCACACTGGGCCCGCCAGAGGAAGCAAGGATGTgcatttgtgtgtgtgggtgtatgtTAGTGCGTACGTTCGGCGAGGAACGAAGAGGTCGAAAACGGAAGGGAAAAGATATGATTAGTAGAAGTATTTCCCAGCCGTTGTTGCTGATTGTTCACAGAGTTCGCAACAACCGCGATTGAATAGCTAAGTAGGTAGTGAGTTAGTAAGGCTAGACGTGCGAGCAGAAAGCGCACCCTCAAAACTAAGGTGAAGTAGTGCCAACGGTGATAGCGCAAGGCTGCGGGGTTTCCTGAAAAAATTTTTTCCGCATTACGCCACAGAATAACCAACCAAAACCCCCCGTGGCATGTCGGTCCCGAGGATGGTAGGTCGAAGGACAATGGTAATTAAAGGGCCAATGggaaaaggaaatcaaaacTAGGTTGTATTTCGGTTATGTTAGgtttcacgcacgcacgctcgcacgcacgcacgcacgcgctTACAAAGGAATCGGACGGTTTCACTTCCGCGCTGACGCCCAACCGCCCCAATCGTCGATCCATTGATTGCTGGTGGTGAAAGGACAACTCTGACAAACTACATCAGTCACAAGCTTGGGGGACCTAGGACCTATCGTTGAGCGGGGTTAGTGTCTAACCTTTTCTAAGCTAGCACCTGACTCATTCCGATCGGTTGTGAGTGGCAGCGATAGCCGAGCCTACGCCAAAATTGGGCCTCAACCGACAGGTTTGTTATCTATCCTTCCAACCAAACACAGCTAACAACTATTGGAATGTGAGTCTGAAAATGCTAAACTACTTCTGACAAAATTCGAGACGATACTTTTGAATTAGCTTACAGCCCTACGTCGTGCACGGGTATCGGAGTTGAACCAGTGCATCTCGCGTCCATCCTACTCCCTGCGTCTCTATCGCTCGGTTAGCTGAGCATGGTGCGTGCGAGCACGTTCGAGAACCCAACACATGATGAAGGGATATGACGATGTGATTTCGTTCGGAAAGAGCAGATGGTAGAAGGAAATGTAGGTAGAAAGAAAGTTAAGGGGTTGGAGGGATAATGTATGGCAGGAGAGCGGGATGGAGGTGGGGCGAGGAGCAGATTAGTGAAGAAGAGGGTCCATCACGCGGtcagtaaaaataaaagaaagaaaacattacagagaaacaaaacaaagaataCACAAAATTATAAgccaaataaacaaatcgaGTGCCGTTTGAAAAGAGGACGCATTATAAACTAAAAAATATACTTAAACAGTAAATAAGCAAAAAACAGAAGTGCCAAAAcggaagaagcaaaacaaaactatacaatacaaaacaaaaactaatttcGCGTTGGCGTTGACAATGCATCGTTTGCGTGCTAACTGGACTTATCTACAATCAATCAGCGGAGAAACACTGGCACCCCAAGTAACAACAATACTGACTGCGACCCCCCAAAACTAGGTTTCGCCTAGTTTTGTGTATCCATACAGGCATACAGCACCCCGCTCGACTATTCAATCATTGAAGAGCATCTCGGCGCTTGGCGCTGCTTGTGCGTATCACGTAACTGCACGAACGTATGCACTTTGAATTTTTGTAAATATATAATGTGCTTTCGGGCGAGCCGGCAAAGTGTGTCGATGCGTTGGGCCAATCCGCTAACAAGAATGTTTGCTAACGATTTGTGTATTCCAAAGTGGCGTTCTTTATCATTTTGAATACTATCACCACAGGGAGACAATGATGGAACGGTTCCTACAATTTGTGTCCTTTTCCTGCCCTACGTA
Above is a genomic segment from Anopheles bellator chromosome X, idAnoBellAS_SP24_06.2, whole genome shotgun sequence containing:
- the LOC131213379 gene encoding palmitoyltransferase ZDHHC8 — its product is MPKCDVKTRYIPATFAWTLLLSTTFLFFWYPCRQYYIHRHPWVPAYQAVITFFVIANFTLATFMDPGVIPKAPPDEDREDEFRAPLYKNAEINGITVRMKWCVTCKFYRPPRCSHCSVCNHCIETFDHHCPWVNNCIGRRNYRFFFFFLISLSVHMLSIFSLSLVYVLQKEKDKLTEVEPIVAMVLMAIVTLLAIPIFGLTGFHMVLVSRGRTTNEQVTGKFKGGYNPFSRGCWNNCCYTQCGPQYPSLLKPQKYAARRSNKDNQPISTITHDAGGDSSGSSHRHVTGGPSQQHPQHGQHQQQPQAMSQGGGGIYDNNRHTQVKTYMDHGNGHGIRTVGSSHYSKCASNCAHLAHSRSVSPQILAHGTNELSPGRECSDIDMEPQASQSRDCEPTPPLQRHGSKSNFFLPPLDGGGACMAGGGGNGGDSPRQQQQQHIRMYHPRHSPHPRQRGLDSTRSFTPEGLSPDQPTGLPPIITMQSQQQQQQQQSGGSGSRGVGPSSVATPTMQQRIKALGVATPLAMSSPVRRSNPGTPTQPRRPEFISVGQATASQQQQQQQPLVGGSNGISGSYYDFPLQQQQQQQQQSPPMVLHQTSGLPPHHPFHQQYPMAHHNGGLAGGGQQQQQQQSVVPPQQQQQPRGASVVYHHGSPQRRYLSEGELVRQGAELSYARNNQTSDNIRELAGSPQRGVYLWKDTSPGFSQTSGGTGGGPPPVLGTQSVYQNTPSPTSVPQHHLQQQQQQQQQMASFGTVSATRYQLQQQQQQQQQSALANSMVYHPALRGGVPVFPPQPPPSSTVGGVSVGNGPGGTPGVVSGTQAPSPSIKRKADVLRPTRPMSFVRALEMTDSMEMTAVAPGGAVLGDGLTTSGAMISSLQHPGGPGGVQQPGGPAGPGGLRGGNIPTPPDQRTSVYDMNYEISV